The Metabacillus sediminilitoris genome window below encodes:
- a CDS encoding glycogen/starch/alpha-glucan phosphorylase yields MFSNKDRFKEAFLKRLESMCGKGFEESTKRDQYHTLGNMIREYISSKWIGTNELYRSENKKQVYYLSIEFLLGRLLGQNLLNLGIKDMVEEGLSELDIRLSEIEECEPDPALGNGGLGRLAACFLDSLATLNLPGHGYGIRYKHGLFDQKIVDGYQVELPEQWLRHGNVWEVRKPDEAVEISFWGTIETNYANNGLSFKHVGAEKVLAVPYDMPVVGYHVDTVNTLRLWNAEPSSFGPNQDVLSYKRDTEAITDFLYPDDTHDEGKILRLKQQYFLVSSSIQRIIASYKKENQNVRELHHSVAIHINDTHPALAVPELMRILIDVEGLTWDEAWDVTTNTLSYTNHTILSEALEKWPIYLFKPLLPRIFMIIEEINERFCAELWDRYPGEWERIEHMAIIAHDLVKMAHLAIVGSSSINGVAKIHSDILKNREMKSFYEIYPHKFNNKTNGITHRRWLLKANPELTELIKEAIGDEWVKQPEKLLDLKRHVYNPALKEQFAAVKRKRKEILAKKIADKNGIIVDIDSIFDVQVKRLHAYKRQLLNVLHIMYLYNRIKEDPKYTIQPRTFIFGAKASPTYYYAKKVIKLIHSLAEKVNNDPRVSQVIKVVFMENYRVSLAEDIFPAADVSEQISTASKEASGTGNMKFMMNGALTVGTLDGANIEIMEAIGKENIFTFGLTAGEVLKYEENGRYRSMEYYHHDLRIRQVVDQLTNGFYAEDEGEFGAIADSLLVQNDQYFVLRDFASYIDVQEKVGTAYQHTDNWLEQALINISHSGYFSSDRTIREYAENIWNIEPVGVRM; encoded by the coding sequence ATGTTCTCCAACAAGGATCGGTTTAAGGAAGCTTTTTTAAAAAGATTAGAAAGTATGTGTGGTAAAGGGTTTGAAGAGTCTACGAAACGTGATCAGTATCACACGTTAGGTAATATGATAAGAGAATACATTAGTTCTAAATGGATTGGAACGAATGAGCTGTACAGGTCCGAAAATAAAAAACAAGTATATTATTTATCCATTGAATTTTTACTGGGACGTCTACTTGGTCAAAATTTATTAAATCTTGGTATTAAAGACATGGTCGAAGAGGGCTTAAGCGAACTTGATATTCGTTTAAGTGAAATCGAAGAATGTGAACCAGATCCAGCATTAGGGAATGGGGGACTTGGAAGACTTGCAGCATGTTTCCTAGATTCACTTGCTACGTTAAATTTACCCGGACATGGGTATGGAATTCGGTATAAACATGGATTGTTTGATCAAAAAATAGTTGACGGGTATCAGGTTGAACTTCCTGAACAATGGCTAAGACATGGGAATGTATGGGAGGTTCGAAAACCAGATGAAGCGGTAGAGATTTCATTCTGGGGAACCATCGAAACAAATTATGCTAACAATGGTCTCTCTTTTAAACATGTAGGCGCTGAGAAGGTGCTTGCAGTACCTTACGATATGCCAGTTGTCGGTTATCATGTAGATACCGTTAATACATTAAGACTTTGGAATGCTGAACCATCTTCATTCGGTCCGAATCAAGATGTATTATCGTATAAACGTGATACAGAAGCTATTACAGACTTCTTATATCCCGATGATACTCATGATGAAGGGAAAATATTAAGATTAAAGCAACAGTATTTTCTCGTCTCATCAAGTATTCAAAGAATCATAGCTTCATATAAAAAGGAAAATCAAAATGTAAGAGAGCTTCACCATTCAGTTGCGATTCATATCAATGATACACACCCTGCTTTAGCCGTACCTGAGTTGATGAGGATCTTAATTGATGTTGAGGGATTGACATGGGATGAAGCTTGGGATGTGACAACAAACACACTCTCTTACACAAATCATACAATCCTGTCCGAGGCTTTGGAGAAGTGGCCTATTTATTTATTCAAACCACTACTGCCGAGAATTTTTATGATTATTGAGGAGATCAATGAGCGATTTTGCGCAGAGCTCTGGGATCGTTACCCAGGAGAGTGGGAACGGATTGAGCATATGGCCATCATAGCTCATGATTTAGTAAAAATGGCTCATCTAGCGATTGTTGGAAGCAGCAGCATTAATGGCGTTGCCAAGATTCACTCTGACATTTTAAAAAATCGTGAAATGAAATCATTTTACGAAATTTATCCACATAAGTTTAATAACAAAACAAATGGTATTACCCATCGACGCTGGTTACTAAAGGCAAATCCAGAGCTAACTGAACTTATTAAAGAGGCTATAGGTGATGAATGGGTAAAACAACCAGAAAAATTACTAGATTTAAAGAGACATGTCTATAACCCTGCACTAAAAGAGCAGTTTGCAGCAGTAAAGAGAAAAAGAAAAGAAATTCTGGCTAAAAAAATTGCTGATAAGAATGGGATCATTGTCGATATTGATTCAATTTTTGATGTTCAGGTTAAGAGATTACATGCATATAAGAGACAGTTATTAAATGTCTTACATATTATGTATTTATATAATCGAATTAAAGAAGATCCAAAATATACGATTCAGCCACGGACATTTATTTTTGGTGCAAAAGCGTCACCGACCTATTACTATGCTAAAAAAGTCATTAAATTAATTCACTCATTAGCAGAAAAAGTAAATAATGATCCAAGAGTTTCTCAGGTGATAAAGGTCGTCTTTATGGAAAATTATCGAGTTTCCCTTGCAGAGGATATTTTTCCGGCGGCAGATGTAAGTGAACAAATTTCAACTGCAAGTAAAGAAGCTTCTGGGACAGGAAACATGAAGTTTATGATGAATGGGGCACTAACAGTAGGTACGTTAGATGGTGCAAACATTGAAATTATGGAAGCGATCGGCAAAGAGAATATCTTTACTTTCGGGTTAACGGCCGGGGAAGTGTTAAAGTATGAAGAAAATGGCCGTTATCGTTCTATGGAATACTATCACCATGATTTAAGAATACGTCAAGTTGTTGACCAATTAACAAACGGTTTCTATGCAGAGGATGAAGGTGAGTTTGGGGCAATAGCTGATTCCCTTCTTGTTCAAAATGATCAATACTTTGTCCTTCGTGATTTTGCATCTTATATTGATGTCCAAGAAAAAGTTGGAACAGCTTATCAACATACTGATAATTGGCTTGAGCAGGCATTAATCAATATTTCTCATTCAGGATATTTTTCAAGTGACAGGACGATACGCGAATATGCAGAGAATATTTGGAACATTGAACCTGTTGGCGTAAGAATGTGA
- the glgA gene encoding glycogen synthase GlgA has product MNVLFAVSECVPFVKSGGLADVAGALPKELKKLGIDVRVILPKYNLIPEKYRELMVKVDEITVPVGWRQQYCGIEMLEYEGITYYFLDHEYYYYRDSLYGHYDDGERFSFFCKGVLETIKAIDFQPDLIHTHDWHTGMINFLLKEEYREDSFYKHIKTVFTIHNLQFQGIFPYDILHDLLNIDVENFWKVEFHGHVSFMKAALVSADYITTVSPTYKEEIQTPYYGERLDGLLRDRSSVLTGILNGIDDQLYNPETDTDIVEQYMAKTAYKKAINKADIQSFFGLPVDEDIPVIAMVTRLTKQKGLDLVKRVLDEALSNDIQMIVLGTGEKEFEDFFRHMEWLYPTKLKAYIGFDEKLAQRIYAGSDLFLMPSKFEPCGLGQLIALRYGTIPIVRETGGLNDTVLSYREDTEEGNGFTFRNFNAHDMLNTIDRAISFYHQKDIWEKIVENAMNQDYSWAQSALKYNQLYADLMMTRSEGHVLQQGSV; this is encoded by the coding sequence GTGAATGTATTATTTGCTGTTTCAGAATGTGTGCCATTTGTGAAATCGGGAGGATTAGCCGATGTAGCAGGAGCGCTGCCAAAGGAATTAAAAAAACTAGGAATTGATGTACGTGTTATTCTTCCAAAATATAATTTAATCCCTGAAAAATACAGAGAATTGATGGTAAAAGTAGATGAGATTACAGTACCTGTTGGCTGGAGACAGCAATATTGTGGCATTGAAATGCTTGAATATGAAGGAATAACGTATTATTTCCTTGATCATGAATATTATTATTATCGGGATTCTTTGTATGGTCATTATGATGATGGCGAGCGGTTTTCTTTCTTCTGTAAAGGTGTTTTAGAAACAATAAAGGCGATCGATTTTCAGCCTGATCTTATCCATACACACGACTGGCATACAGGCATGATTAATTTCTTGCTTAAAGAGGAATATCGTGAAGATTCTTTTTATAAACATATCAAGACAGTCTTTACAATCCATAATCTCCAATTCCAAGGCATATTCCCGTACGACATTTTACATGATCTTTTGAACATTGATGTGGAGAATTTTTGGAAAGTAGAATTCCATGGACATGTAAGCTTTATGAAGGCGGCACTCGTGTCAGCCGATTACATTACAACAGTTAGTCCAACGTATAAGGAGGAAATTCAAACGCCTTATTATGGAGAGAGACTAGATGGATTGTTACGCGATAGATCCTCGGTTCTAACTGGTATATTAAATGGGATAGATGATCAGCTGTACAATCCCGAAACAGACACTGACATTGTTGAGCAATATATGGCAAAAACTGCATACAAAAAGGCAATCAATAAAGCTGACATCCAGTCCTTTTTTGGACTGCCAGTTGATGAAGATATTCCAGTTATTGCCATGGTGACAAGATTAACGAAACAAAAGGGCCTTGATCTAGTCAAACGAGTTTTAGATGAAGCATTAAGCAATGATATTCAAATGATTGTACTCGGTACGGGTGAAAAAGAATTTGAAGATTTCTTTAGACATATGGAATGGTTATATCCAACCAAGTTAAAAGCATACATAGGTTTTGATGAAAAGTTGGCGCAGCGTATTTATGCAGGCTCTGACCTGTTTTTAATGCCGTCTAAATTTGAACCTTGTGGATTAGGGCAACTTATTGCATTAAGATATGGAACGATCCCAATTGTTAGAGAAACAGGAGGTTTAAATGATACCGTACTCTCTTATCGAGAGGATACGGAAGAAGGAAATGGATTTACTTTTAGAAACTTCAATGCCCATGACATGCTAAACACAATCGATCGTGCTATCTCCTTTTATCATCAAAAGGATATCTGGGAGAAGATAGTTGAAAACGCAATGAACCAAGATTATAGTTGGGCACAATCTGCTTTGAAATATAACCAGCTCTACGCTGATTTGATGATGACTAGGAGTGAAGGTCATGTTCTCCAACAAGGATCGGTTTAA
- a CDS encoding GlgC family sugar phosphate nucleotidyltransferase: MNQRILGVIDDTAYKPEIEDLIVHRSLAAMPFASRYRLIDFVLSNMVNSEIESVAIFPKYNYRSLIDHIGSGKQWDLNRKKDGLFFFPSPHLHNEYDEFGSFQQFSDHIDFFLRSNQEFAVITNSYTVCNIDYKELLNCHIENGCDITEVRKDGKSLQMYMMSTKLLVDLIKNKEQYGYRTLADVIIEKQNHLTICDYHFTGYAAVIDSISGYYQHSMEMLNPIVWHEIFLKDRPILTKAKDEPPTKYGKNAVVKNSLIANGCKIDGYVENSIIFRGVHIGKDTVIKNSVIMQKSQIGDHSLLEHVISDKDVKVLHSTQINGTASFPYILRKRTIQGAMMNS, translated from the coding sequence TTGAATCAGAGAATATTAGGTGTTATTGATGATACTGCTTATAAACCGGAAATAGAAGATTTAATTGTTCATCGATCATTAGCTGCGATGCCTTTTGCAAGTCGTTACCGTCTTATCGATTTTGTTCTTTCGAATATGGTGAATTCTGAAATAGAAAGTGTTGCGATTTTCCCAAAATATAATTATCGTTCATTAATCGATCATATCGGATCAGGTAAACAGTGGGACTTAAATCGTAAGAAGGATGGATTATTCTTTTTCCCATCTCCTCATTTGCATAATGAATATGATGAGTTTGGTTCATTCCAACAGTTTTCAGATCATATTGATTTCTTCCTAAGAAGCAACCAAGAATTTGCGGTTATTACGAATAGCTATACGGTTTGCAATATTGACTATAAAGAGTTATTAAATTGTCATATTGAAAACGGGTGTGATATTACAGAGGTAAGGAAAGATGGAAAGTCATTACAAATGTATATGATGTCGACAAAGCTTTTAGTTGATCTTATCAAGAATAAAGAGCAATACGGTTATCGAACATTAGCAGATGTCATAATAGAGAAACAAAATCATTTAACAATATGTGATTATCATTTCACTGGTTATGCTGCGGTTATTGATTCCATCAGTGGTTATTATCAACACAGTATGGAAATGCTTAATCCAATTGTTTGGCATGAAATATTTCTTAAAGACCGACCGATCTTAACAAAGGCAAAAGATGAACCGCCAACAAAATATGGAAAAAATGCTGTTGTGAAAAACTCACTAATAGCCAATGGCTGTAAAATTGATGGATATGTTGAAAATAGCATTATTTTTAGAGGCGTTCATATTGGAAAAGATACAGTTATAAAAAATAGTGTGATAATGCAAAAGTCACAAATTGGAGATCATAGCTTGTTAGAGCATGTGATTTCTGATAAAGATGTGAAGGTTTTACACTCAACTCAAATCAATGGAACTGCGTCTTTCCCATATATACTAAGAAAAAGAACAATTCAAGGAGCGATGATGAACTCGTGA
- a CDS encoding glucose-1-phosphate adenylyltransferase, protein MGRKKCVAMLLAGGKGSRLSSLTKNLAKPAVPFGGKYRIIDFTLSNCTNSGIDTVGVLTQYQPLVLNSYIGIGSVWDLDRKNGGVTVLPPYTESSEMKWYKGTASAIYQNINYIKQYDPEYVLILSGDHIYKMDYSKMLDYHIEKNADASISVIEVPWDEASRFGIMNTNEKMQVIEFDEKPAKPKNNLASMGIYIFKWSILKEFLEMDERNQYSSHDFGKDIIPLLLDEKRNVVAYPFKGYWKDVGTVKSLWEANMDCLNEDSTLNLFDREWKIYTVNSNHPPQFIADDADVTDSLVNDGCVILGKVDHSVLFQGVTIGKNTVVKNSVLMPDAVIGTNVYIENAIIPSGLEVPDGTIIRPDKSSEEILLVTEEIIEDIVTNFDINAI, encoded by the coding sequence ATGGGAAGAAAAAAGTGCGTCGCAATGTTATTAGCGGGAGGTAAGGGAAGCCGATTGAGCTCCCTTACAAAAAATTTAGCAAAACCAGCCGTACCATTTGGCGGTAAATATCGCATTATTGACTTTACATTAAGTAATTGCACAAACTCTGGTATTGATACGGTTGGCGTCCTTACACAATACCAGCCACTAGTCTTGAACTCATATATCGGCATTGGCAGTGTTTGGGATCTTGATCGTAAAAACGGCGGAGTAACTGTTCTTCCCCCATATACAGAATCATCTGAGATGAAGTGGTATAAAGGAACTGCTAGTGCCATTTATCAAAATATTAATTATATAAAACAATATGATCCTGAATATGTGTTGATCTTATCCGGGGATCACATCTATAAAATGGATTATTCAAAAATGCTAGATTACCATATCGAAAAAAATGCGGATGCTTCCATTTCAGTGATTGAAGTCCCATGGGATGAAGCAAGCCGTTTTGGAATTATGAATACAAATGAAAAAATGCAAGTGATTGAATTTGATGAAAAACCTGCAAAGCCTAAAAATAACCTTGCTTCTATGGGTATCTACATTTTTAAATGGTCAATTTTAAAAGAATTTCTTGAAATGGATGAACGTAATCAATACTCAAGTCATGATTTTGGAAAAGATATCATTCCATTATTACTTGATGAAAAAAGAAATGTTGTAGCATATCCTTTCAAAGGTTATTGGAAAGATGTTGGGACGGTTAAGAGTCTCTGGGAAGCTAACATGGATTGTTTGAATGAGGATTCTACATTAAATTTATTTGATCGGGAATGGAAAATTTACACTGTGAACTCAAACCATCCTCCTCAATTTATTGCTGATGATGCTGACGTGACGGATTCTTTAGTAAATGATGGCTGTGTCATTTTAGGGAAAGTGGACCATTCTGTCTTATTCCAAGGTGTAACAATTGGGAAAAATACAGTCGTTAAAAATTCGGTGTTAATGCCAGATGCGGTTATTGGAACCAACGTATATATAGAAAATGCGATCATTCCAAGCGGATTAGAAGTTCCGGACGGTACAATTATTCGGCCTGATAAAAGCTCTGAAGAAATTCTTCTCGTGACAGAAGAGATTATTGAAGACATTGTCACTAATTTTGACATTAATGCTATTTAA
- the glgB gene encoding 1,4-alpha-glucan branching enzyme, protein MFSIEIIRERVTFVTVTCPTEFDIHLFHEGQSFESFGFLGAHIQEIDGVVGTNFCVWAPHAKQVNVVGDFNDWIGRNHQMVRMNKEGIWTLFIPQLGVGEVYKYEIITEDGQSLLKADPYAFYSEVRPNTASIVYDLSGYKWNDQKWKRKKRLKQPYNQPMAIYELHLVSWKVKEDGELYTYKELAEELIPYVLEHGFTHIELLPIIEHPYDRSWGYQGTGYFSATSRFGTPHGLMEFIDACHQENIGVIIDWVPGHFCKDAHGLYMFDGKPTYEYSNYKDRENLEWGTANFDLGKSEVQSFLISNAIFWIEYFHVDGFRVDAVANMLHWQNSHELVENPFAVHFLKKLNEAVFAKEPDLLMIAEDSTDWPMVTAPTSSGGLGFNYKWNMGWMNDILTYMEASPEQRNELHHKVSFSLIYAFSENFILPFSHDEVVHGKKSLLNKMPGDYWQKFAQLRLLYGFMFSHPGKKLLFMGSEFGQFDEWKDLEQLDWMLEDYEMHSKMRVYFKELLQIYHKQKPLYELDHSHEGFEWIDVNNKDQSIFSFIRKGQKENEILVIICNFKPNVYHDYKVGVPIETEYVEVLNSDLNEFGGSGQINKKNLKALEGEYHGRPYHISMTIPPYGISILRAVKKRGENKNGKKKVRRNVISGR, encoded by the coding sequence ATGTTTAGCATAGAGATAATTAGAGAAAGGGTGACTTTTGTGACTGTCACATGTCCAACAGAATTTGATATTCATTTGTTTCACGAAGGACAATCATTTGAAAGTTTCGGTTTTTTGGGAGCACATATACAGGAGATTGATGGGGTAGTTGGTACCAATTTCTGTGTTTGGGCACCACATGCAAAGCAAGTAAATGTAGTTGGTGACTTTAATGATTGGATTGGACGAAATCACCAAATGGTAAGAATGAATAAGGAGGGCATATGGACCTTATTTATACCTCAACTAGGGGTTGGTGAAGTTTACAAATACGAGATCATTACAGAAGATGGTCAATCTTTATTAAAAGCAGATCCTTATGCTTTTTATTCAGAGGTTCGACCTAATACAGCGTCGATTGTTTATGATTTATCAGGCTATAAATGGAATGACCAAAAATGGAAGAGGAAAAAACGATTAAAGCAACCATATAACCAACCAATGGCCATATATGAGCTTCACTTAGTTTCTTGGAAAGTTAAAGAAGATGGTGAGTTATATACGTATAAAGAGTTAGCGGAAGAACTAATACCATATGTCTTGGAACATGGCTTCACACATATTGAACTGCTTCCAATTATTGAACATCCATATGACCGTTCATGGGGATACCAAGGTACGGGCTATTTTTCTGCGACAAGTCGTTTTGGTACACCACATGGGTTAATGGAATTTATCGATGCATGTCATCAAGAAAATATCGGGGTTATCATTGATTGGGTTCCTGGTCATTTTTGTAAGGATGCACATGGGCTCTATATGTTTGATGGCAAGCCTACGTATGAGTATAGCAATTATAAAGATCGAGAAAATTTAGAATGGGGTACAGCAAATTTTGATCTTGGTAAATCAGAAGTACAAAGCTTCCTCATTTCAAATGCAATTTTCTGGATCGAATATTTCCATGTGGATGGTTTTCGTGTAGATGCTGTAGCAAATATGCTGCACTGGCAAAATTCACACGAGTTAGTTGAAAATCCTTTTGCCGTTCATTTTTTAAAAAAATTAAATGAAGCTGTTTTTGCAAAAGAACCTGATTTGTTAATGATTGCAGAGGATTCAACTGATTGGCCAATGGTAACTGCTCCTACTTCGTCAGGTGGACTAGGATTTAACTACAAATGGAATATGGGTTGGATGAATGACATTCTTACCTATATGGAGGCTTCTCCTGAGCAACGGAATGAACTCCATCATAAAGTATCTTTCTCCCTAATATATGCTTTTTCTGAAAACTTCATTTTGCCGTTTTCCCATGATGAGGTTGTACATGGCAAGAAATCTTTACTTAATAAAATGCCAGGTGATTATTGGCAAAAGTTTGCACAATTAAGGCTTCTTTATGGATTTATGTTTTCACATCCAGGAAAAAAGCTCCTATTTATGGGAAGCGAGTTTGGGCAATTTGATGAGTGGAAGGATTTAGAACAATTAGACTGGATGCTAGAAGACTATGAAATGCATAGCAAAATGCGAGTGTACTTTAAGGAATTGCTGCAAATCTATCATAAACAAAAACCATTGTATGAGTTAGATCATTCACATGAAGGCTTTGAATGGATCGATGTTAATAATAAGGATCAAAGCATCTTTTCTTTTATAAGGAAAGGTCAAAAGGAAAATGAAATTCTTGTTATTATTTGTAATTTTAAACCAAATGTTTATCACGACTATAAAGTCGGAGTTCCAATTGAAACAGAATATGTCGAGGTCTTAAATAGTGATTTAAATGAATTCGGCGGCTCTGGTCAAATCAATAAAAAGAATCTTAAGGCATTAGAGGGTGAGTACCATGGAAGACCATATCACATTTCAATGACGATTCCTCCATACGGTATTTCCATTTTAAGAGCAGTTAAAAAAAGAGGGGAGAATAAAAATGGGAAGAAAAAAGTGCGTCGCAATGTTATTAGCGGGAGGTAA
- the fbpA gene encoding Fur-regulated basic protein FbpA, with amino-acid sequence MEYFKAIDDRQLNELTLSQLEKEYRILTAF; translated from the coding sequence ATGGAATACTTTAAAGCGATAGATGATCGCCAGCTCAATGAATTAACATTGAGTCAATTAGAAAAAGAATATAGGATATTAACAGCTTTTTAG
- a CDS encoding gluzincin family metallopeptidase: MKIFHDVIRNLIKSLLVFIIIFVLILGLFLIVNKTISLFITIIFILLYVGLFCYCMYAFVYASKTFNFLSFKGFIGLISFTLLTITCTFATIFFFSINLMITNELGENLTFEEKMEFYILPFLKDKTNSIDYHAIKTHKLRTTYDNVEIFYEPHEKDLLPIIKHAIDKTDTLTTNLFGKVEDNDIDLILHSSSEELYEQTSLLKTMGYFDDPNDIVGIAISDLDEILSDQMPGIFYFQSTIMHEYTHYRLQTFMKEQGLYINRVPLWFHEGVAEYVGMHEVAHRYYPFKEAPFEKLITHEEWEEYRFDNYEVYIQSYYAIHYLVKKYGDEIIRSIIEETAKVNDFNEGFTRATGITIKDLQEVYLETNKISMNQ; the protein is encoded by the coding sequence TTGAAAATATTTCATGACGTTATTAGGAACCTAATTAAATCCTTACTTGTGTTTATTATTATTTTTGTTCTTATATTAGGTTTATTTTTAATAGTAAATAAAACGATTAGTCTTTTTATAACGATCATCTTTATTCTGCTGTATGTTGGACTATTTTGCTACTGTATGTATGCTTTTGTTTATGCATCTAAAACATTCAACTTTCTTTCTTTTAAAGGTTTCATTGGTCTCATATCTTTTACATTGTTAACAATTACATGCACATTTGCAACAATCTTCTTTTTTTCAATCAATCTAATGATTACAAATGAGCTCGGAGAAAACCTGACTTTCGAAGAGAAAATGGAGTTTTACATACTTCCTTTTCTAAAAGACAAGACAAATTCCATCGATTATCATGCAATAAAAACTCATAAATTACGTACAACATACGATAATGTTGAAATCTTTTATGAACCACACGAAAAGGATTTACTACCAATTATCAAACATGCCATTGATAAGACTGATACACTAACTACTAATTTATTTGGAAAAGTAGAGGATAATGATATCGACCTTATTCTTCATTCTTCTTCAGAGGAATTATATGAGCAAACTTCTTTACTAAAGACGATGGGCTATTTTGATGATCCGAATGATATCGTTGGAATTGCGATCTCAGATTTAGACGAAATCTTGTCTGATCAAATGCCTGGAATCTTTTATTTTCAGAGTACCATTATGCATGAATACACTCATTATCGTTTACAAACATTTATGAAAGAGCAAGGACTTTATATCAACAGAGTTCCACTATGGTTTCATGAAGGTGTAGCAGAATATGTTGGAATGCATGAAGTAGCACACCGTTACTATCCATTTAAAGAAGCACCGTTCGAAAAGCTCATTACACATGAAGAATGGGAAGAATACAGATTTGACAATTATGAAGTTTATATTCAGAGCTATTATGCCATTCACTACTTAGTGAAAAAATACGGAGACGAAATTATCAGATCTATTATAGAAGAAACAGCCAAAGTGAATGATTTTAATGAAGGATTTACTAGAGCTACTGGAATAACCATTAAAGATCTCCAAGAAGTGTATTTAGAAACTAACAAAATCAGTATGAATCAATAA
- a CDS encoding DMT family transporter, translated as MDSSRLYPFIALIIGVIAVSASAVFVKLTTAPAPVIAFYRLFFSTVLIAPLFLIKSLGEVKLMSKKDWLFSSISGVFLAFHFILWFESLNYTSVASSVVLVTLQPLFAFIGTYLFFKEKVSKIAVVSGGVAIVGSVIISWGDFQISGLALFGDMLALAACAMITAYLLFGQGIRKHHSLTLYTFIVYGISSITLLLYCLFLQYPLAPYPTSDWYYFLLQALVPTLLGHSLFNWALKWVSTNTISVMILFEPVGAIILAYYILGENVIPTQLIGGAVIMAGIILFLLEKRLGYIAKRVQRPAE; from the coding sequence ATGGATTCTTCACGGCTATACCCTTTTATAGCACTAATAATAGGGGTTATTGCTGTTTCCGCTTCAGCGGTATTTGTTAAACTTACGACTGCACCTGCTCCTGTTATTGCGTTTTATCGCTTATTCTTTTCAACTGTCCTGATCGCACCGTTATTTCTGATAAAAAGTTTAGGTGAAGTAAAGTTGATGTCAAAGAAAGACTGGCTTTTTTCTTCTATATCTGGAGTTTTTTTAGCTTTCCATTTTATTTTATGGTTTGAGTCGCTAAATTACACGTCTGTTGCGAGCTCAGTCGTTCTTGTTACATTACAGCCTCTTTTTGCTTTTATCGGAACCTATTTATTTTTTAAAGAAAAAGTCTCCAAGATTGCTGTTGTAAGTGGGGGAGTAGCGATTGTAGGGAGTGTCATTATAAGCTGGGGAGATTTCCAAATAAGCGGCTTGGCGTTGTTTGGAGATATGCTTGCACTTGCAGCATGTGCAATGATAACTGCGTATTTACTATTTGGCCAAGGTATTAGGAAGCACCATTCTTTGACATTATACACATTCATTGTTTATGGAATAAGTTCCATTACATTGCTTCTATATTGTTTATTTTTACAATATCCTTTGGCGCCCTATCCAACATCAGATTGGTATTATTTTTTATTACAAGCGCTTGTGCCAACCTTGTTAGGCCATTCACTATTTAACTGGGCATTAAAATGGGTTAGTACGAATACAATCTCCGTCATGATTTTATTTGAACCAGTTGGTGCAATTATCCTTGCCTATTACATACTAGGGGAAAATGTGATCCCTACTCAATTAATAGGCGGAGCTGTTATTATGGCCGGAATCATCCTATTTTTATTAGAAAAACGACTTGGATATATAGCAAAAAGAGTCCAAAGGCCTGCAGAGTGA